GACCACCCAGCAAGTTGCCGCCTTCACCACCGACGCCATCGTCGCACTGGAAACGGCCGACCTGCGTGGCCTGGATACCGCCTCGTTTGCCGCGCTGACCTCGGCCCAGGTTGCCGCCCTGACCACCGTCCAGGTACAAAGCCTGAGCACGTCGGCCCTGGCTGCATTGACCACGGCGAACATCGCCAACGGCCTGACCACCGACCAGATCGTTGCACTGAGCTCGAGCCAGGTTGCCGGTCTGACCACCGCGCAAGTCGGCGCGTTGTCCACCAATAGCATCGTCGCGCTGGAAACGGCCGACCTGGCCGGTCTCTCCACCGCCGCCATCGCTGCCCTGAAAACCACGCAAGTTGCCGCGCTGACCACCGACCAGGTAGTTGCCCTGTCGAACACCCAGGTGGCAGCGTTCACCACCGCCGGTATCGCCGCGCTGACCACCGACCAGGTGGTTGCCTTGACCACCGGCCAGGCCAATGCGTTGACCACCGCGCAAGTGGCAGCCCTGTCCACCAACGCCATCGTGGCGCTGGAAACGGCCGACTTTGCCGCGCTGAAAACCGCCGGTGTTGCCGCTCTGACCACCAACCAGATCCGCGCCCTGACCACCGACCAGGTCGTCGCACTGACCACCGCTGGCGCCGGCGCGCTGACCACCCAGCAAGTTGCCGCCTTCACCACCGACGCCATCGTCGCCCTGGAAACGGCCGACCTGCGTGGCCTGGACACCGCTTCGTACGCTGCGCTGACCTCGGCGCAAGTCGCTGCCCTGACCACGGCCCAGGTGCAGAGCCTGAGCACGACGGGTCTGGCCGCCCTGACCACGGCCAATATCGCCAACGGCCTGACTACCGACCAGATCGTCGCCCTGACCTCGAGCCAGATCGCCGGTCTGACCACCGCGCAAGTGGGTGCCTTGTCCACGGCCAGCATCGTCGCGCTGGAAACGGCCGACCTGGCCGGCCTGACCACCGCCGGCGTCGCCGCCCTGAAAACGGCACAAGTCGCCGCCCTGACGACCGACCAGCTGGTGGCCCTGTCCACCAACCAAATCGTCGCGCTGACCACCGCTGGCGCTGCCGCTCTGACCACCGACCAGATCGTTGCTCTGACCACCAACCAGGCCGGCGCACTGACCAGCCAGCAAGTGGACGGCCTGTCCACCGCCGCGATTGCCGCCCTGGAAACGGCCGACTTCGCTGCGCTGAAAACCTCCAGCCTGGCCGCGTTGACCACCAACCAGGTACGCGCCCTGACCACCGACCAGATCGTGGCCTTGAGTACCATCGCCGCCAACGCGCTGACCACCGCGCAAGTGGCTGCCCTGACCACCGACGCCATCGTGGCGCTGGAAACGGCCGATTTCGCTGCGCTGAAAACTGCCGCAATCGCCGGTCTGACCTCGGCGCAAGTGGCCGCGATCACCACCGCGCAGGTGCAGGCCCTGACCACCGCGTCGCTGGCCGCACTGTCCACGGCCAATATCGCCAACGGCCTGACCACCGACCAGGTTGTCGCGCTGAGCTCGAGCCAGGTTGCGGCCCTGACCACCGCGCAAGTGGGCGCGTTGTCCACCAATAGCATCGTCGCGCTGGAAACGGCCGATCTGGCCGGCCTGACCACCGCCGGTGTCGCCGCCCTGAAAACGGCACAGGTCGCCGCCCTGACGACCGACCAGCTGGTGGCCCTGTCCACCAACCAGATCGTCGCGCTGACCACCGCCGGCGCTGCCGCGCTGACCACCGACCAGATCGTTGCCTTGACCACCACCCAGGCCGGCGCCCTGACCAGCCAGCAAGTGGCCGGCCTGTCCACCGCCGCGATTGCCGCCCTGGAAACGGCCGACTTCGCTGCGCTGAAAACCGCCAGCCTGGCTGCGCTGACCACCAACCAGGTGCGTGCGCTGACCACCGACCAGGTGGTTGCCTTGAACACCGCCGGCGCCGCGGCGCTGACCACGCAGCAAGTGGCCGCGTTCACCACCGACGCCATCGTCGCGCTGGAAACGGTTGACCTGGCGGCACTGAAAACCGCGTCGTTCGCCGCGCTGACCTCGGCGCAGGTGGCCGCGATCACCACCGCCCAGGTGCAAGCGCTGTCCACCGCTGCGCTGTCGGCCATCTCCACGGCCAATATCGCCAGCGGCCTGACCACCGACCAGATCGTCGCCCTGTCGTCGAGCCAGGTTGCCGGTCTGACCACCGCGCAAGTGGCGGCGTTGTCCACCAATAGCATCGTCGCGCTGGAAACGGCCGACCTGGCCGGCCTGTCCACCGCCGACATCGCCGCCCTGAAAACCGCGCAGGTTGCCGCCCTGACCACCGACCAGCTGGTGGCCCTGTCGAGCACCCAGGTGGCTGCCTTTACCACCGCCGGCGCTGCTGCGCTGACCACCGACCAGATCGTTGCCCTGACCACGGCCCAAGCCGGTGCGCTGACCAGCCAGCAAGTCGCTGCGCTGTCCACCAACGCCATCGTGGCGCTGGAAACGGCCGACTTCGCCGCTCTGAAAACCGCTGCTGTCGCCGCGCTGACCACCAACCAGATCCGCGCCCTGACCACCGACCAGGTGGTTGCGCTGACCACGGCTGGCGCTGGTGCGCTGACCACCCAGCAAGTCGCCGCCTTCACCACCGACGCCATCGTCGCGCTGGAAACGGCCGACCTGCGTGGCCTGGACACCGCTTCGTACGCCGCGCTGACCTCGGCGCAAGTCGCTGCCCTGACCACGGCCCAGGTGCAGAGCCTGAGCACGACGGGCCTGGCCGCCCTGACCACGGCAAATATCGCCAACGGCCTGACCACGGACCAGATCGTCGCTCTGACCTCGAACCAGATCGCCGGCCTGACCACGGCCCAGGTTGGCGCCTTGTCCACCAACAGCATCGTTGCGCTGGAAACGGCCGACCTTGCCGGCCTGACCACCGCCGGCGTCGCGGCGCTGAAAACGGCGCAAGTTGCCGCGCTGACGACCGACCAGGTGGTTGCCTTGTCGAACACCCAGCTGGCTGCCGTGACCACCACCGGTATCGCCGCGCTGACCACCGACCAGGTCGTCGCCTTGACCACCGGCCAGGCCAACGCGCTGACCACGGCGCAAGCGGCAGCCCTGTCCACCAACGCCATCGTGGCGCTGGAGACGGCTGATTTCGCCGCGCTGAAAACCGCCAGCCTGGCCGCGCTGACCACCAGCCAGATCCGCGCCCTGACCACCGACCAGATCGTGGCCCTGAGCACCACCGCCGCCAACGCGCTGACCACGCAGCAAGTCGCCGCCCTGACCACCGACGCCATCGTGGCGCTGGAAACGGCCGACCTTGCCGCGCTGAAAACCGCTGCCATTGCCGGCCTGACCTCGGCGCAAGTGGCCGCGATCACCACCGCGCAAGTGCAGGCGCTGACCACCGCGTCGCTGTCGGCCCTGTCCACGGCCAACATTGCCAACGGCCTGACCACCGACCAGATCGTGGCGTTGAGCTCGAGCCAGGTCGCTGGCCTGACCACCGCGCAAGTGGGGGCGTTGTCGACCGCCAGCATCGTTGCGCTGGAAACGGCCGACCTGGCCGGCCTGACCACCGCTGGCGTTGCCGCGCTGAAATCGACGCAGATCGCCGCGTTGACCACCGACCAGGTGGCAGCATTGTCCAGCACCCAGCTGGCGGCCTTCACCACCGCCGGCATCCGTGCCCTGACCACCGACCAGGTGGTGGCGTTGACCACTGCCCAGGCTGGCGCACTTGGCACGCTGCAAGTGGCTGCACTGACCACCAATGCGGTTGCCGCGCTGGAAACGGCCGACCTGAACGCGCTGAAATCGACGTCGATTGCCGCGCTGACCACCACCCAGCTGCGTGCACTGACCACCGACCAGATCGGCAGCCTGACGACCGCGGCACTGGGCGCGCTGACCACGGCGCAAGTGGCCAACGGTCTGACGACCGACCAGATCGTTGCGCTGGGCACCAGCCAGGCCGCTGCGCTGAGCACCCTGCAGGTCTCGTCGCTGAGCACGACCAGTGTTGCTGCACTGGAAACGCAGGACCTGAACGCACTGAAAACGGAAGCGGTTGCCGCCCTGCGCACCAACCAGCTCGCTGCCATCACCACCGACCAGCTGTCGGCGCTGACCACGACCCAGATCGCCAGCCTGAGCACCACGGCCCTGGCCGCCGGCCTGACCACTGCACAAGCAGTGGCGCTGTCGAGCGACCAGATCAACGCGCTGACCAGCACCCAGCTGCGCGCGCTGTCCACCAGCAGCATCGCTGCCCTGGAGACTGCCGACATCGTGGCGCTGAAAACCGCGTCGCTGGCGGCGCTGACCACGCAGCAGTTCGTGAAGTTGACCACCGACCAGTTCGTGGCACTGTCCACCGACCAGATCAAGGCGCTGACCATGGCCCAGGTCGATGCGCTGTACGCCACGACGACGCTGAAAGCGGCGATCACGGCCGACCAGCAAGCAGCGATGCCACTGTCGAGCCCTATCGTTCTCGATCTGAACGGCAACGGCATCAACACCCTCAACCTGTCGGCCGGCGTGCAGTTCGATCTGCTGGCCACCGGTAACAAATCCAACGTCGGTTGGGTGGGTGGTGGCGATGGCCTGCTGGTCCTGGACCGCAACGGCGACGGCGTGATCAACAACGGTAGCGAACTGTTCGGCGAGGGCACCACCCTGGCCAACGGCCAGAAAGCGGCCAACGGCTACCAGGCGCTGGCGGAACTCGATGTCAACGGCGACGGCGTAATCGATGCCAAGGACACCCAGTTCAACAACCTGCGCGTGTGGGTCGATGGCAATGCCGACGGCGTCAGCCAGGCCGATGAACTGAAGTCGCTGGCCGACCTCAACATCGCCAAGCTGAACCTCGACGTGCAGAAAACGTCCATCGTCGATAACGGCAACCTGATCGGCATGGTCTCGACCTTCGAGACCACCGACGGCGCCGTGCACCAGGCAGCGGACGTCTGGTTCCAGGACAGCAGCAAGACTGCCGGCAGCCTGACCTCGTCGGTGAGCAGCCTGTCGAACGCCTTGTCGAGCTTTGACGCGGCAGCCACCAGCACCGCCAACACGGCCAAGCTGGAACTGCCATCGAGCGTGAACTCGCAAGTGGCCGCCATGGCCAGCGCCATCGGCAACTTCGAGCACAAGCTGACCGCCTCGACCCACCAGGCGGCCACCGAAGACTCGCTGCGCCTCAAAGCGCTGCAAGGCGGCCATGGCCAAGGCATCCTGGCAGCCAAGTAAGCTGACGTAGTTGCACCATGAGAGCGGCAAGACCTGCGGGTCTTGCCGTTTTTTTTTCGGAGCACGCAGCGATTTCATCTGTCGAACAGAAATGTAAAATGGGTTGTGCTTCCAAACAACAAAATCCCCCGAAGCAACACCTTGGCGGGTAAAATTCCAAGGCTGGTATCACTCCGGTTCCCCACTCCCACCAGGCCCTATGCAAGATAAATTTCCCCACACCGCGGTACAGTGCCTGACAGCGATCGCACAGCATCACGGCCTGCAAATCAACCCCGAACGCCTGATCGACGAGTACGCGCTGCGCGCGGAAGAGCCGGGCAACGGCATGCTGCTGCGCATGGCGTCCGAGATCGGCCTGAAAGCCAAGGCCGACAAGCTGACCTGGTCGCGCCTGCTGGCGCAGGGCGGCGTGTTCCCGCTGATGGCGCGCCTGATCAGCGGCAACATGGTCATCATCGTCGGCGTCAAGCCGGGCGAGGACGGCGCCCCCGACCAGGTGGCGGTACTGAACCCGGCGCTGGCCAACGCCACCGTGATCATGGTCGCGCGCGCCGAGTTCGAGCAGCGCTGGCAGGGCGAGGTGCTGTTCGTCAAGCGCGAGCACAAGTTTACCGACCCGCACCAGCCGTTCGGCCTGCGCTGGTTCATTCCCGAAATCCTGCGCCAGAAGGCGGCGTTCCGCGACATTTTCATTGCCGCCATCGCCATGCAGATCCTGGCGCTGGCGTCGCCGATCTTCTTCCAGCTGGTGATCGACAAGGTGCTCACGCACCAGAGCGTGACGACCTTGCAGGTGCTGGCCGTGGGCATCACCATGGCGCTGGTGTTCGACGCGCTGTTCGGCTTCCTGCGCCAGACCCTGACGCTCGCCGCCAGTAATAAAATCGACATGCGCCTGACGCGCCGCGTGTTCGGCCACCTGCTGTCCCTGCCCATCGACTTTTTCGAGACCACCAGCGCCGGCGTCATCACGCGCCACATGCAGCAGCTCGAAAAGATCCGCAGCTTCCTTACCGGCCGGCTGTTCTTCACCGCGCTCGACCTGATCTCGCTGCTGGTGTTCATTCCGATTTTGTTCAGCTACTCGTTCAAGCTGACCCTGATCGTGCTGCTGTTCGCGGCGCTGATCGGCGGCGTGGTGCTGGCCATGGTGCCCACCTTCCAGCGCCGCCTCAACGCGCTGTACACGGCCGAGGGCCAGCGCCAGGGCATGCTGGTGGAAACCATCCACGGCATGCGCACGGTCAAGGCGCTGGCGATCGAGGCGTCACAGCGCCGCACCTGGGACCAGCGCTCGGCCGAGGCGATCACCATGCACTTCCGGGTGGGGCAGATTTCGATCGCCGGCAATGCCGTCACCGATTTCCTCGGCAAGCTGCTGCCGGTCACGCTGATCGTGGTGGGCGCGGCCGACGTGTTCGACAGTACCCTGTCGGTCGGTGCGCTGATCGCGTTCCAGATGCTGTCGGGCCGCGTCACGCAGCCGCTCATTTCGCTCGTCGGCCTGGTCAACGAATACCAGGAAACCGCGCTGTCGGTGCGCATGCTGGGCGAGGTGATGAACCGCGCGCCGGAAGGCCGCGCCGGCGCCACCGGCCTGCGTCCGCAACTGGATGGCGAAATCAGGTTCGACAACGTGATCTTCCGCTATCCCGGTGCGCAGAACCTGGCCCTCAACAAGGCCAGCTTTACCATCGAGCAGGGCACGGTGGTGGGTATCGTCGGCCGTTCCGGTTCCGGCAAGACCACCTTGACCAAGCTGATCCAGGGCCTGTACCCGCTACAGGAAGGCATCGTCCGCTTCGACGGCATCGACGCGCGCGAGATCGAGCTGTCGCACCTGCGGCGCCAGATCGGCGTGGTGTTGCAGGAGAATTTCCTGTTCCGCGGCACGGTGCGCGAGAACCTGTCGGTGACCAAGCCCGATGCCCCGTTCGAGGAACTGGTGGCGGCAGCCGTCGCGGCCGGCGCCGACGAATTCATCGAGCGGCTGCCCCAGGGCTACGACACCATCCTGGAAGAGAACGCCTCCAACCTGTCCGGCGGCCAGAAGCAGCGACTGTCG
This is a stretch of genomic DNA from Duganella zoogloeoides. It encodes these proteins:
- a CDS encoding peptidase domain-containing ABC transporter gives rise to the protein MQDKFPHTAVQCLTAIAQHHGLQINPERLIDEYALRAEEPGNGMLLRMASEIGLKAKADKLTWSRLLAQGGVFPLMARLISGNMVIIVGVKPGEDGAPDQVAVLNPALANATVIMVARAEFEQRWQGEVLFVKREHKFTDPHQPFGLRWFIPEILRQKAAFRDIFIAAIAMQILALASPIFFQLVIDKVLTHQSVTTLQVLAVGITMALVFDALFGFLRQTLTLAASNKIDMRLTRRVFGHLLSLPIDFFETTSAGVITRHMQQLEKIRSFLTGRLFFTALDLISLLVFIPILFSYSFKLTLIVLLFAALIGGVVLAMVPTFQRRLNALYTAEGQRQGMLVETIHGMRTVKALAIEASQRRTWDQRSAEAITMHFRVGQISIAGNAVTDFLGKLLPVTLIVVGAADVFDSTLSVGALIAFQMLSGRVTQPLISLVGLVNEYQETALSVRMLGEVMNRAPEGRAGATGLRPQLDGEIRFDNVIFRYPGAQNLALNKASFTIEQGTVVGIVGRSGSGKTTLTKLIQGLYPLQEGIVRFDGIDAREIELSHLRRQIGVVLQENFLFRGTVRENLSVTKPDAPFEELVAAAVAAGADEFIERLPQGYDTILEENASNLSGGQKQRLSIARTLVARPRILILDEAASALDPESEAIFIKNLSKIAVGRTVVMISHRLSTLVNADKIMVMQQGSLVDAGRHEELLTRSDTYQHLWNQQTSHL